The sequence AGTCATTTGGCTCCCTCCAGGTACTGAACAACATCAATCTATTCGTCGAAAAAGGCGAGGTTGTATGTATCATTGGCCCCAGCGGATCCGGTAAAAGTACGCTGCTCAGATGCCTGAACCATCTTGAGAGGATTACCGGCGGAAAGGTGTATATTGAAGGGGAACTGATCGACGAAAGGGTGGATGGAAGAGATCAGCTCAAGGTATCACAGAAAAAGGTCTCGCAAATATGCGCCGAACTGGGCATGGTTTTCCAAAAGTTCAACCTTTTTCCCCATATGACGGTATTGCAAAATATCATAGAGGCGCCGATGATAGTCAAAAAAGTGCCTAAAAATACTGCTGTGGAAACAGCCATGCAGCTTTTGAAGAAAGTCGGACTGGAAGATAAAAAAGATGAGTACCCGTCGAGGCTTTCAGGCGGTCAGCAGCAGAGGGTGGCGATTGCAAGAGCGCTGGCGATGCAGCCCAGGATCATGCTGTTTGACGAACCGACCTCCGCACTTGATCCGGAGTTGGTGGGCGAGGTGCTTGAGGTCATGAAGGAGCTTGCGAATGAGGGGATGACAATGCTGGTGGTTACCCATGAGATGGGCTTCGCCAAGGAAGTGGCTCACAGGGTTATATTCATGGATAAGGGTGAAATACTGGAACAGGGAGCA is a genomic window of Ferviditalea candida containing:
- a CDS encoding amino acid ABC transporter ATP-binding protein, translated to MITMENVSKSFGSLQVLNNINLFVEKGEVVCIIGPSGSGKSTLLRCLNHLERITGGKVYIEGELIDERVDGRDQLKVSQKKVSQICAELGMVFQKFNLFPHMTVLQNIIEAPMIVKKVPKNTAVETAMQLLKKVGLEDKKDEYPSRLSGGQQQRVAIARALAMQPRIMLFDEPTSALDPELVGEVLEVMKELANEGMTMLVVTHEMGFAKEVAHRVIFMDKGEILEQGAPRDIFTSPVHERTKSFLQKVL